One genomic region from Mauremys reevesii isolate NIE-2019 linkage group 7, ASM1616193v1, whole genome shotgun sequence encodes:
- the LOC120409540 gene encoding uncharacterized protein LOC120409540 — MDTLAEVENGAPREESCEAELEGSGVTRFPQANPLEVWICGHTVVTSLWKRGWCHPYGARLGIDPIRARVSWLGTKDMLWDELLSLIQSVVQRGVLPDVIIIHLGENDLAHQSRLGLIKSMKNDLTTLCSMFPKTKIVWSTLLPRTWPVLDKPPGVVEKSRKMIIKELSKFCSVFGISVLRHDQIMYSSPELFSPDGVHLSEIGEGIFNASLREAIESCL, encoded by the exons ATGGACACATTGGCCGAGGTGGAGAACGGAGCGCCCAGAGAGGAGTCCTGTGAAGCGGAGCTGGAGGGATCAG GAGTGACTCGATTCCCTCAGGCTAATCCTCTGGAAGTGTGGATTTGTGGCCACACAGTGGTGACCTCACTGTGGAAGAGGGGTTGGTGCCATCCATATGGAGCACGATTAGGGATAGACCCCATCAGGGCTCGTGTATCGTGGTTGGGTACGAAGGACATGCTGTGGGATGAGTTGTTGTCTCTAATACAGTCTGTCGTGCAGAGGGGCGTTTTGCCTGATGTGATAATTATACACTTAGGGGAAAACGACTTGGCTCACCAATCAAGGCTGGGCTTAATCAAGAGCATGAAAAATGACCTTACAACGTTGTGTTCAATGTTTCCCAAGACAAAGATTGTGTGGTCCACTCTACTGCCTAGGACATGGCCAGTGTTAGACAAACCCCCAGGAGTTGTAGAGAAGTCCAGGAAGATGATTATTAAGGAACTCTCCAAATTTTGCAGCGTGTTTGGGATCTCAGTTTTAAGACATGACCAGATTATGTATTCTTCCCCGGAGCTGTTCAGCCCAGATGGTGTTCACCTGTCAGAGATCGGGGAAGGTATTTTCAATGCCAGCCTACGAGAAGCAATTGAATCTTGTTTGTAG